A stretch of Palaemon carinicauda isolate YSFRI2023 chromosome 34, ASM3689809v2, whole genome shotgun sequence DNA encodes these proteins:
- the LOC137626631 gene encoding uncharacterized protein, with protein MGKDFPYTTALSLTVAIACSLLILNILVLTTVYYQHKANRQSLAKVSQDANSEDGNDVQLHSSGDNCKTIYAPGHYGTLRPSITMRSNLATAFEEESQHDWPPDYVSSVQTLDNMSGVTSNRISPDTQGTITNTQMLHEPKGNISSVTTLKQPVASYTSPNDGQLVSTYSNKENQLVQNYSPSDGQLIPNYLSSSASTMHIRE; from the exons ATGGGGAAGGATTTCCCCTACACGACTGCACTGAGCTTGACAGTGGCTattgcctgctctttgctaatcctaaatatcctggttcttacCACCGTTTATTATCAACATAAGGCCAACCGCCAGAGCCTCGCCAAAGTCTCGCAGGACGCGAATAGCGAGGACGGGAATGACGTCCAGTTGCACTCATCTGGGGACAACTGTAAAACAATATATGCCCCAGGGcattatggaaccctgaggccttctatcacaatgcgtaGCAACCTGGCCACAGCATTTGAAGAGGAATCCCAGCATGACTGGCCGCCAGACTACGTAAGCAGCGTACAAACATTAGACAATATGAGtggcgtaacatccaataggatctctccagatacgcaaggcaccATTACGAATACGCAAATGCTACACGAACCAAAAGGAAATATATCATCAGTTACAACACTCAAGCAGCCTGTAGCTTCCTAtacatctccgaatgatggtcaactcgtctctacatattcaaataaagagaatcaactcgtccaaaattattcaccAAGT GATGGACAGctaattccaaattatttgtcgAGCAGTGCTTCTACGATGCATATTAGGGAGTAG